A region of the Salvia splendens isolate huo1 chromosome 11, SspV2, whole genome shotgun sequence genome:
TAATGGAATTGTTTAGGGGAGTTTTTGGGCTTGACTGGGGCTCGGCTGAACGGCGCAGAATTGGTTTCAGCAGGGCTTGCTACTCATATCGTCCCCTCCGAGGTTAGATCATGTTTAACTAACTCCATCGTATAGATGGGAATGTAGGTTGTTAGGAAACTCTTGATTCTCGCGTTGAAACTTGAAAGACGATCTCTAGTCATAGAAATTAGTTATTTCTAATTTTCACAGCATCTGATTCTGTTATGAAACTTAGAAACTCCCGGAGCTACAGAGTCGTTTGATGAGTCTAAACAGTGGTGACGAGCATGCTGTGAAATCTGCAATCGAGGAATTCTCCACGAGTGTTGAGATTGACGAACAGAGTGTCCTGAACAAGTAACGTCTCTCATTCTTCACCTTCGTATAGAAAGTGGACTGGCTGTGTTGAAATTTCCGAGCCTTTATACTTGTGGATTTAACGCAGGAAAGCAATCATCGATGAGTGCTTTGCCAAGGATTCTGTGGAGGAGATCTTAATATCATCTGTGAGTGATTTTAAGAATGTTGGATTTGTATCGTGTAGATTACTTAACAGTACTCCCGTTTCCCAGGAAGCTGAGGCGAGCGAAGAAGGAAATGCCTGGATTGCACCGTTCCTTAAAGGCCTTAAGCGATCATCACCAACAGCATTAAAGATAACACTACAGTCGGTAATGTTTCTCCTAACACTACAGTTGGAAATGCTGCTGTTTTATCTTCTGCTCGTATCCGTGACAGTGGATTCTGTTGTGTTCAGATTCGCGAAGGGAGGAAGCAAACACTGGCTGAGAGCATGAAGAAAGAGTTCAGGATCACAATGAACATTCTTCGAACTGTGATATCCGGTGATGTTTACGAGGTACTTGTGAGATTTCTTTCGATTTCTCGATGATGTCTCAGTTGTCTACTCATTGCTAAATGGCATTTTGCACCATTTCTTTTCAAGGGTATTAGAGCTGTTACCATTGACAAGGACAATGCACCCAAGGcaagtctctctctctctctcttgtccATTTCACACCAAACTCACTTCTTCCTCTTTTGTCTTATGAAAATGTGCCTGCAGTGGGACCCACCGACCATTGATGCCGTTGAGGCAGAGAAGATCGAGCAGGTATTCCAGCCGTTCGAAGAGGATTTGGAGCTCAAGATTCCAACAGGGGATGAATTCAGGTAACCAAATCCTTATGACTTGACTCGCGGCTTCAACTTCGATTTCATCGCGTCTGTAACTCGATTCGCAGGTGGCACGGAAAATACGAAGATTCGCCGTATGCAGCCTCCAAGTAAAGGAGAGTTTTGCATTTCGAAAAAGAATCCAACTACATAAGAAGATGTatgttcttgttttgttttgtttgtgtatCAGTACTATCTTGTCTAGCGTACCGAATGTCACCATTGATTAATAATAGCCGGCCCAAATGGGTAGCCCGGTTTCttattcgggccggcccatTGGGTTTGAGCTGAATTGAGATCCCTAGTTGTCTAATATTCTTggaaatttatcattttatagtaGGGGACAAACTTTTTTACTCAAGATTATCCATCTGATTATTGGGAATAAATTAGTTtcactaataaaataaataacataatCCGTTTGCCGTCCTTCGTAATGCAAACAAATAGTACACACATTTGTGGGTCCAAATACAACTATTGTGTAATATAAAAGGACCAAAAGCCCAACGTCATATGATTGTATTTTAATTAGAGAAAATAATGGTGTAACAAAATTAGCCTATCAACGAATCTTTCTTTGTTGGATTTTTTTATCCTCCTTGTTATGCGACTTGATTTTGGTTTCTCTATAACATTTTATAATGTTGATCATATTCTATGTCATCAATAAATACTATACAATATTGTCACATATCATTGATAGTGaaatagatatataaatattgttaCATATCATTGATAGTGAAATAGATATATAAAGTCAGAGTAGTGATGTAGGGAAATCActacttaaatgcataactaaagaacacgaatttagttcactataagagctACTAGTTCAATATAggaaggagtgaaccaaaacacatttacagtgaactaaatccttcatagagtaaatacttcactataatggtgttttggttcactccttcctatagtgaactaaatcactcttatagtgaaTTAAATCGCCTATATAGTGAACTAGATCATTTTGATCTAATGACTAatatttattctctagttatacacttaatattagttatactttgatcatctccctataaaGTCTCCTATAGTTGTTACATAGCGATTGATATAATAAAAGGTTGTATAATACCCCACTGTCCCATTTAAAATacctcattttttaaaatacattTGTAAAATATAAAAGTAACCCTCTATCCacgttattctctcttcacAATATACAAAATAACACTGCAAAAAAAATTCtcctatttattactccatttgtccaaactaagttgagtcatatttctttttgggatgtccctaCTAAGTTGaagcatttccttttttgactaaaaacaaaacatccgaTCATTCTTACTCTATTTTATCACCTATTTTACTATCTCTTTAtcctttctattttatttatgtctcctacttttcaacataatttct
Encoded here:
- the LOC121755895 gene encoding 3-hydroxyisobutyryl-CoA hydrolase-like protein 5 isoform X1 encodes the protein MAQVAVNPDEEVVLGEEVGHVRVITLNQPRRLNVISFEVVELLARLLEKWEKDDNAELILIKGSGRAFSAGGDLKMFYDGRMSKDPSLEVVYRMYWLCYHIHTYKKTQVALVHGISMGGGASLMVPMKFSVVTEKTVFATPEASIGFHTDCGFSYILSHLPGHLGEFLGLTGARLNGAELVSAGLATHIVPSEKLPELQSRLMSLNSGDEHAVKSAIEEFSTSVEIDEQSVLNKKAIIDECFAKDSVEEILISSEAEASEEGNAWIAPFLKGLKRSSPTALKITLQSIREGRKQTLAESMKKEFRITMNILRTVISGDVYEGIRAVTIDKDNAPKWDPPTIDAVEAEKIEQVFQPFEEDLELKIPTGDEFRWHGKYEDSPYAASK
- the LOC121755895 gene encoding 3-hydroxyisobutyryl-CoA hydrolase-like protein 5 isoform X2 — encoded protein: MAQVAVNPDEEVVLGEEVGHVRVITLNQPRRLNVISFEVVELLARLLEKWEKDDNAELILIKGSGRAFSAGGDLKMFYDGRMSKDPSLEVVYRMYWLCYHIHTYKKTQVFATPEASIGFHTDCGFSYILSHLPGHLGEFLGLTGARLNGAELVSAGLATHIVPSEKLPELQSRLMSLNSGDEHAVKSAIEEFSTSVEIDEQSVLNKKAIIDECFAKDSVEEILISSEAEASEEGNAWIAPFLKGLKRSSPTALKITLQSIREGRKQTLAESMKKEFRITMNILRTVISGDVYEGIRAVTIDKDNAPKWDPPTIDAVEAEKIEQVFQPFEEDLELKIPTGDEFRWHGKYEDSPYAASK